TCGGGGATATATTTTTTCTGAAAACTAATTTAGATGCACCGAATAATAAGTTAGTCAAGGTGGATAGCAAAAACCCAACTGCGGCTAATTGGAAAACAGTTATTCCGGAAACAGACAATGTATTGAGTATTTCTACAGGAGGCGGCTATATTTTTGCCAATTATCTGAAAGATGCGATTTCTGTTGTAGAGCAGTATACTTATGAAGGAAAAAAAGTCCGTGCGATTGAACTGCCTGGGGTAGGTACGGCTTCCGGTTTTGGCGGTAAGAAAAAGGAAAAAGATATTTATTTCAGCTTTTCAAATTATATCACGCCGTCATCCAGCTTTAAATTTAATGTAGAGTCAGGTAAGTCTGAACTTTATATTAAGCCTAATGTGAAATTTAATCCTGATGAATATGAATCTAAGCAGGTATTCTATACCTCCAAAGACGGGACTAAAGTGCCGATGATCATTACTCATAAGAAGGGATTGAAGCTGGATGGGAAAAATCCGACTATTGTATATGGATACGGAGGATTTAATATCAGCCTGACTCCCGGATTCAGTGTCGCTACCGCTACATGGCTGGCAAATGGTGGTGTATATGCGGTTCCGAACTTAAGGGGAGGAGGCGAATATGGTAAAAAGTGGCATGATGGCGGGCGTCAGTTTAATAAATTGAACGTGTTCAACGATTTTATTGCTGCTGCTGAATATCTGCAGCAAAATAAATATACTTCTCCGGAATATACGGCGCTTTCAGGAGGTTCTAACGGAGGGCTGTTAGTCGGAGCGACAATGACGATTAATCCTCATGTGGCGAAAGTTGCATTACCGGCTGTCGGTGTACTGGATATGTTGCGTTATCATACGTTTACTGCAGGTGCAGGATGGGGATATGACTATGGTACGGCTAATGACAGTAAAGAAATGTTTGAGTATCTGAAAGGGTATTCTCCTGTGCACAATGTGAAAGAAGGAGTTTGTTATCCTGCTACATTAGTGACCACAGGTGATCATGATGATCGTGTTGTGCCTGCACATTCCTATAAATTTGCGGCAGAGCTGCAATCAAAACAGAGGTGTGCTAATCCGGTCTTAATCCGTATCGAGACCAAGGCAGGCCATGGAGCAGGGCGTTCTACGGATGTAGTGATCAATGAGACGGCGGATAAATTTGCTTTTACCTTGTGGAATATGGGGATCACTACTTTGAAGTAGCAGATTCTTTACTCCTCCAAAATAGCAATGGCCACCTGAAAAGGTGGCCATTGTAGTATTTATATGTTTGTTGTTACCATGTAGGTTCACCTTTTCGCATTTTGTCGAGATTGGCCTGTAGTTCGGCTTTACTATCTTCATCGGCAGCAGCGATAGCTTTTTCCTGAGTAGTGATGGCTTCACTTTTATTTCCCTTTTTATATAGAAGATTAGCATAAGTATCCAGATAAGCGGCATCCTCATTTCCTTCTTCCAATGACTTTTTACTCCAGGCAAGTGCTGATTCAATACATGCTTTATCTTCGCAATTCTCAAAAATTGTCCAGGCAAAGGAATTAAGCTGATTAGGAGCAACTTTAGAGGTGTTGATGTAAGCATTTACAGCATCTTTGAAAGCCGGCCAGTCTTTTTTGCTAAAGTAGAACTGAGGTTTAAAACGAACGAACATACTCGTCATATCTACTTCCGGATGACTTTTGGAAAGCTGTTGCTGTACATCATCTAAATTGATATTCTGATCATTTTTTACCAAAGGCAATACGAACTCGCTCATTAATACAGTCGCCATGGCATTGTTTGCACTTCCTTTTCCTAATGTAGCATCTATTTTGTCGATATTATTTTTTATCAGTTGGTAAGACCGCGAATCTGAACTGGTAGCACTGGTAAGTAGCAGCTGCACGTTTTCTTTCTGAAACAGTTCCTGCTCAGGAAGAGCGTTAATAATCACGGCTTGTGTTCTTTTTAAAGTTTCCTGATCATATGCATTCTCTGCTGCTACAGCTAGTTTGCGGGCAATCTCTATATCATCCGGTTTTGCATCAAATTTGCTGAGCAATGTATGATACTGAGTTGCAGGATCCAGTCCTTCTTTTGCTCTTGTGATGAACTGATCGGCCTCTCCGCCACCTACGATACGGTGTACTAAGTTTCCGTTTGGATCGAAAATAAGGAAGGTTGGATATGCTCTGACATTGTAATCTTTTTCAAATCGGCTGGCTTCTGCATACCATGCTTTTATATCCTCGCTGTCATCTTTTGTCTGATCCATCTGTATCTTGGCATTGATAAAGTTGGAATTAAAAAATTCTCCGACTTTGGGTTGTGGAAAAACGGTATTTGCCATGTATTTACATGGACCGCACCAGGTTGTAAAACAATCAACGAAGATGTGTTTGTTTTCTTTTTTTGCTTTTTCCTTGATTTGATTCCAGGAGAGACCGTGTTCAAATTTGATTCCTGATCCTTGAGCAAAACTCAAAAGCGGAGCCAGAAGAAATAGAATAATTAGCTTTTTCGTTTTCATAATATTTAAATTGGGTAGTCAGCATTAATCTGAAGTTCAGGATCAATGTAGAAAATAATATGTATAAAAAAAAGTCTCCGGCCATATTATATCACCGGAGACTTTTTTCATTCTGATTAAAAGTGGATTAGAATCCCATTTTTGATCTTAAATCTTTTTGAATTGCGTTTTTATGTATAAGCAAAGATGTTGTTTTGTAACGAACAAATTCTTTTGTCACGTATAAGTATCCTTTGTAATCGTTTGAAACACCCCAGGAGTTTTTAACGATGTAGTATTCTTTTCCGTTTTGATCTTTTACAAGTCCTACAATGTGCATACCGTGGTCATCTGTCGTTGTATAATCGTCAAATGCCAGTTGTCTTTGCTCAGGAGTGATTTTGGCTTCCGGCTGAGGACCTACGAACATCGATTGTTTTTCTGCATCATTCATGTCTTCAAATGCTTTCTCCGGAACATAAGCCACACCGTTTTTCCAGCTGAATCCTTTTTCAGATACATCTGTTGCCCATGCCACTGTATATCCGTTTTTCAATGCATTATCAATAACAGATGTCAAATCATTCATTTGAACATTATAGAATCTGTCAAATGACCAGTTGTCTGGGATCAACAATACAAATTGTTTGTAGTAAGGATGATCTGTTACAGAAGCCAGACCGATGTAATCGTCCGGATTGATTCCGATTACCTGATCAGCAAATGTTCTTGGTGTATATGACTTACCCTGATAATCAAATTTTTCAGGTACTTCACCCAGATAGGAGTCCATTGCTGCTGTATATGCTTTCTCCCAGTTTGGTGTCAATTTTTTTGCTTTTACAAATGTACCTAACATAGCATCCAGCATATTGGTCATTTCACCGATATTATTACGCTTTGATCCGTAATGTAAGCCTGTATATACTTCCTGAGGAAGTGCTCCGTATTTGCGATACGCATTTAACACATCGTGGAATTGTCCTCCTTCGCCAAGAGACAATCCGCCGTGAAGACGAACATATGTTTTGGCTTTTTCAAGATAGGTATTTCTGGCACTAAAGATCTGAGAGATTTCCACAGGTTTTTTGCCCATACGTATCATTTCAGATTCTAAGAATGAGTTTCCGGAATAAGACCAGCACGTACCCGAAGAACCCTGATCTTTAATAGATGTATTAGCCAGATTAATTACTTCTGTAAACGTAAAGCCAGCCTTACTGTTGTCATTTTGATTTGCTTTTAAAGCGTTAATTAAATTGTCTTGTGCCTGTACCTGAAAAGATGCAACAAATAATGATGCAGCCAGCACAAGTGATTTATTCCAATTCATATGTATTTAATTTGATTTTCAATGGCCATATGGAATATCCAAACTCTATTTATTGGTGTTTGTGCAGTCTGTACAGCATGGATATTTCATATTGATGTAATTTGTATTATAATTTATGGGACGAATTTAACTTTATTAATGACAATTGCTTCATGTCTAATGTAAAAATATTACAACATAGCAAGTGCCGGAGATTTGACAATCAGAAAAGGCACCTTTAAGGTGCCTTTTCTGATTATTTTAAAGCAGGATCATCTTTCTTTTGTGGAAAGAGGAGTGAAGCTATGACACTAATGACCAGTATACTGAGGATGATGATCAGAGAGTGAGTCGTTGTAAAACCAAATTTTTCCAACCAGCTATGCAACAACATTTTTAATCCGATAAAGACCAGGAGAAATGCCAGTCCGACTTTCAGGTAATGGAATTTGTGGATGATGTTGACTAACAGGAAGAACATAGAACGTAATCCCAATATGGCAAAGATGTTGGAGAAGAATACGATATACGGATCCTTGGTTACAGAAAAGATAGCTGGAATCGAATCTACTGCAAAGATCAGATCTGTAAATTCAATAACCAGCAGAACAAGAAATAATGGTGTTACATAGCGTATTCCGTTTTCGATATGAAAGAAATTTCCATGTTCAATCTTAGGATATACTTTGAAATATTTAGATGCAAATCTAACAACTGCGTGATTTTGCGGATCGACTTCTTCTTCCTGATTACGGTTGATGTACATCGTTATTCCGGTATACACAAGGAATGCTCCGAATACATATAAGATCCATCCGAATTTAGCAATCAATGCCGCTCCGACAAAAATGAATATACAACGTAGTATAATCGCTCCCAATATACCCCAAACTAATACTTTGTGGTAATATTTTTCCGGAATACCGAAGGAATGGAAGAGTAGCACCATGACAAAAATATTGTCCACAGACAGCGCATATTCGACTACATAACCTGTTATATACTCTAATGAGAGGTTATTGTTGTAGATCTTTATGCTGGCAGCTAAGTCATTTGGATTGATTTTGATGTTGTGATAATGCTTGGCGATGACTTCCTGTAAGCGGGCAATATCATGTACATCATGGAGCTGATTACCCCAGATTCTTAATACGACGAAAAAACCTAATGCAAACAGCACCCATATCACGCTCATGACGGCGGCTGTGGTTAGGGAAATAGGTTTGTCTCCTTTGGAGAATAAACCTAAATCAATGGCTAACATGAGGATGATAAAAAGAATAAATCCTCCAAAAAACATTAATTCGTGACTCATATTTATTTTTTTCGTTCAGTAGTATATCTCACCAATTGTTCCAGCCCGGTTCTGTAAACACCCTCCGGAAAAGAGTTTAATATTTCGAATGCTTCCTGCTGGTATTGAAACATTTTTTCGGTAGCATAGTCAAGTCCTCCGCTGCTTCTGACAAAAGCGATGACTTCTGCGACTTTCTTGTTATCCTCATTATGATTCTTAACGAGATTAATGATCCGTCTTTTCTCTGATTTATCCGTCTGGCTCAATGCATAAATTAGCGGCAAGGTCATTTTTTTCTCTTTAATATCATTCCCGAGAGGTTTGCCGACATCATCCAGTCCAAAGTCAAAAAGATCATCTTTTATCTGAAAAGCTATCCCTACTTTCTCACCGAAAGCATGCATTTTTTTTACGGTTTCTTCATCTACATCTGTAGAGGCTGCTCCGCAGGCACAGCAAGATGCAATGAGGGAGGCTGTTTTTTGTCTGATGACTTCAAAATAAACCGATTCTTCTATATCCAGTTTACGTGCCTTTTCGATCTGTAACAGTTCCCCTTCGCTCATTTGTTCTACAGCTTCCGATACGATCTTAAGAAGATGAAAATCATTATTATCTACAGAAAGCAGAAGTCCCTTTGATAATAAAAAATCACCGACTAATACAGCAACCTTATTTTTCCATAGTGCATTGACTGAGAAAAAACCTCTTCTTTCATTTGCATTATCAACCACATCATCATGTACGAGAGATGCAGTATGCAAAAGCTCTACAAGTGAAGCACCCCGAAATGTAGATTCGTTTATCGATCCGCATAGCCCTGCTGAAAAGAAAACGAACATAGGGCGCATTTGCTTTCCTTTACGCTTTACTATATAATGCGTAATTCTGTCCAGCAAAGGAACGGAGCTTTGCATGGAAGCCTTAAATTTATGTTCAAATGCCGCCAGTTCATTGGCTATAGGCTTCTGTATATCGTTTAACTTTAGCATGTATGATGGTTAAAAACCATGATTTAGATACTTTTTTTGAAGTCTAAAGATAAGAAATAGATTATAATGATTCTATAGTATTCTCTAATTCCTGATACCAGGTTTCTCCATACTCACGGATAAGCGGATCTTTCAAAAAGCGGTACACAGGTACCTGTAGTTCTTTGCCGAACGAACATGCATCTTTGCAGATATGCCACCTGTCATAATGCAGGACATCAAACTCGGGATAATGTGTCGTACGGATAGGATAGAGGTGACATGAAATAGGTTTTTTCCAATGAATTTCACCTTGTTCATATGCTTTTTCAATGGCACATTTTGTTACTCCGTTTTCCCAGGTAACATATGCGCACTCTTTATTGCCGTCTACGCAGGTTGTTGTCAGATCGCCGTCCACATCAATGACATGAGTACCCTGTTCTTCTACAGCCTGGATGCCTTTCTGGGTCATGTAAGGCTTTACTTTCGGATATATTTCTGCCAGGACAGCCAGTTCACTCTCTTTTAGCGGAGCTCCTGAATCTCCTTCTATACAGCACGCGCCTTTGCATTTGGAAAGGTTGCAAACAAAATCATTTTCAATCAAATCTTCGTGTACCAGGACACTTCCTACTTCTATCATGATGTTATTTTGAATAGCTTACTCGTTGACCTAGTTTATATTTCAAACCTTCAGCTTTGGTAAGTTCCATAGTAATCGAGCCGATTAATATTTCGACTTCGGCCTTTACCGGAATACGATTTCCATCGTTTGTGACCCAAAGATACAACTGACTGTTTTTCTTAAAAATACGTCCGGGTTTGATCTCTGGGCTAAATTTTATACATTCTAATGTGCCAAGCTTGGTTTTCACGTCCTCTACTCCGAGATATTTGATGCCCAGAGAGGCCATTTCATCGTTCAAGAAATAAGTGATTCTGAATGAATCTCCTATCTTAAGTTTAGAAAGGTCGAGGTTACGTGAAAAGTAATAAGCGGACAGTAAATCGAAAGTCTGTGGAGTAGGACTTTGAAAAGTCCCTTTTTTCCCTTTTGCAGATTGCTTCTTATGATCGAAGGTTACATAATCCTGTCTGGTATAGCTTCCTTCGTGAATATCTTCCGTATACAGGTAGGGAAGGAATGTACTGCCATCTATATATGAATTGTATTTGTTTTTTACAGTATACAATACCGAGAAAGCCCCGGATGTTGATCCAAAAGCTGTCAATTGAAATGTTTTGGGATTACTGAACCGAAGTTTGGAATCGGACACCATCAGGGAGCCTGTAGCGGCTGATACGATACCGTACCTGAGTTTGTATTGTAGTTTTTCTCCCGCTTGATAAGATGATTCTTTTAAATACGGGAGCATTTGTGCCGGTGCATTTGAAATGCAGTATAATGCAATAATAAGTAACGTAAAGATTCTTTTCATATATCAATTAAAACTACAATTCTAAAAAACTACATTAAGGCTTTCGCTTGAAAACCGGTACTGTCGAGCATGGTTCACCGTACATTATACTTTTTGCAACTTTGCTTAATTTTACCGTAAATGTCACAAAAGCAGACTCTGGAATATGCACATCACCACAACCTTTTACAACAACGCGCTGATCAACAAACTTTGACATATCCAAAGTTGCTAACTTTTCTTGGAATAACTGGCTTTCCAGTTCTTCTTTTGTTCCAAAAATAACAGTTTTTGCAAAAGGTTCAAGTTTATTTGCTAACAACATGATTGCCCATGTCGGGATAATGGCATCTGTAGAACAAGTAATGGCAACATGTTTGTCTGTATATCTTGTCCAGTCGTTTTCTTTAATAAATTCTCTGAAGTCTTTTTCCTTTAATATCAATCCATGAAAAAGATTATCCTTGATGTCATATTCGGTAAGCTCTCCGGCAGGAGCAAGGCTGGCCAGATCAAAGGTTATTAGTCCGCTTTGTGCTACTTTATTAACGATATTTTCTTGAATTTCCATGATCATAAAAATAAAAAAAGCCGGACAAATACTGTCCGGCTACAAAGTTACTTAATTATATTCTAAAAGAATCTAATGCGATTGTCATCAATCTTAGCTTTATCCTGAAGTGCTTTGAAGATAGAGTTCCATGAACGTTGCGCTTTAGAAGCGATCAACTGTTTCTGTTGTGCTTTGATCTCTGTTGCTACCTGGTTTTTAGGATTTACAAATCCGTTTACCTGTACAACATATACACCCTGATTTCCTTTGATCGCTGTTGAAGGTTTGTTTGGCTGTAATCCAAATACAGTACCTACAACTGCGTTTTCCAATGCTACTCCCGGGATAACAGGATTTGCTAATACTATGTTTTCAACCTGAATAGGTGATTTACCTAATTTCTGACCAACCTGATCAATTGAAGATGCTCCTTTCAAAGCATTTTCTGCTTTTTCTTTCAGTTGTCTGGCTTTTACCAGATTTCTTACCGGAGTTTCAATATCAGCTTTAATAGCTTCCAAAGGAAGAAGTCCTTTTGGTTGAATATCTGCCAGACGAGCAACGATAAAAGTATGATCTGTTTCATAAACTTTATCTGTTACATCTCCTTTTTTGGCATCAAATGCCCATCTCAACAATTCTCTTGGTACTTCGTTGCCATCTAACGTATTGTCCATTGCAGTAACACGTTTTGCTGTTGCATCTTTCAAACCTTGTTTCGCAGCCAGAGCTGTGAAATTATCTTTATCCAAAGCAGAGAAGAAGCTGTTTGCTTTTGCATATGCTGCATCGATTGTTTCTTTACCACTTGAAATGGCTTTATCTACAATGGCAGCTTTTACTACTTTAGAGTTTCCGACTTGTTTTTCGATTTTTACAATGTGTACACCGAACTGACTGTTTACGATCAATACATCTCCAGTCTTGCCTTCGAATACTGCTTTGTCAAATTCAGGAACCATTCTTCCTCTTCCAAATGTTCCAAGATCACCTCCGTTTGCTTTGCTGCCTTCGTCCTGACTGAACTGAATAGCCAATGGACCGAATGCTTCGCCTTTTGCAATCAGATTCTTAATAGAGTCTGCTTTGGCTTTAGCTTTGTCAACACCGCCTTCTGCAGTCGGGTTTAATAAGATATGACTTGCTTTTACCGAATCAGGGCTGAAAGTAGCATCTTTGATTTTAGCGATTTCGTATACGCCATTTGAAAGAAACGGACCTACTGTAGCACCTACCGGAGCATTGAACAATACGGAATCAAGAGCAGGGCTTACCTGACCTTTTTTCAGATAAGTGTACGGATATTTTGTATCTGAGTTTACACTTGCAAATAAAGAGTCATTTGTAGATGCAGCAAGATCCGCTTTTAATTTCTGAACAACAGCTAATGTTGCAGCTGTATCTCTTTGATTAGGGCGTCCGTCTACAAGTACATACTCAATAGAGCGTGTTTCTTCAGGATTTTTGAATGCATTTTTATTTTCATCGTAGTACTCTTTATAGTCTGCATCTGTCAGTTTGATGTCAGCATCTTTGATAGAAGAGTAGTCTAACA
The Sphingobacterium spiritivorum genome window above contains:
- a CDS encoding prolyl oligopeptidase family serine peptidase codes for the protein MMNKKLGLILMVLSMTTLQQQHVSGQTGPQVKAYPSTQKGNVSDDFFGVTVADPYRWLEDDRSAETKEWVLSQNKTTFDYLNAIPYRDELKKQLTDIWNYEKVSTPFVEGAYTYFYKNDGLQQHSVLYRKKGDKGKEEVFLDPNTFSKDGSTSLSDVSFSKDGSLMAYSISEGGSDWRKVIVLNTNDKSTVGETLIDVKFSGVAWKGNEGFYYSSYDKPKGSELSEKTDQHKLYYHKLGTAQSTDKLIFGGSETPRRYVGAYLTDDERFLIITAANTTTGNELYFKDLSDPKSTIKTVVGDFNSNTAIIDNIGDIFFLKTNLDAPNNKLVKVDSKNPTAANWKTVIPETDNVLSISTGGGYIFANYLKDAISVVEQYTYEGKKVRAIELPGVGTASGFGGKKKEKDIYFSFSNYITPSSSFKFNVESGKSELYIKPNVKFNPDEYESKQVFYTSKDGTKVPMIITHKKGLKLDGKNPTIVYGYGGFNISLTPGFSVATATWLANGGVYAVPNLRGGGEYGKKWHDGGRQFNKLNVFNDFIAAAEYLQQNKYTSPEYTALSGGSNGGLLVGATMTINPHVAKVALPAVGVLDMLRYHTFTAGAGWGYDYGTANDSKEMFEYLKGYSPVHNVKEGVCYPATLVTTGDHDDRVVPAHSYKFAAELQSKQRCANPVLIRIETKAGHGAGRSTDVVINETADKFAFTLWNMGITTLK
- a CDS encoding thioredoxin family protein is translated as MKTKKLIILFLLAPLLSFAQGSGIKFEHGLSWNQIKEKAKKENKHIFVDCFTTWCGPCKYMANTVFPQPKVGEFFNSNFINAKIQMDQTKDDSEDIKAWYAEASRFEKDYNVRAYPTFLIFDPNGNLVHRIVGGGEADQFITRAKEGLDPATQYHTLLSKFDAKPDDIEIARKLAVAAENAYDQETLKRTQAVIINALPEQELFQKENVQLLLTSATSSDSRSYQLIKNNIDKIDATLGKGSANNAMATVLMSEFVLPLVKNDQNINLDDVQQQLSKSHPEVDMTSMFVRFKPQFYFSKKDWPAFKDAVNAYINTSKVAPNQLNSFAWTIFENCEDKACIESALAWSKKSLEEGNEDAAYLDTYANLLYKKGNKSEAITTQEKAIAAADEDSKAELQANLDKMRKGEPTW
- a CDS encoding aminopeptidase C; its protein translation is MNWNKSLVLAASLFVASFQVQAQDNLINALKANQNDNSKAGFTFTEVINLANTSIKDQGSSGTCWSYSGNSFLESEMIRMGKKPVEISQIFSARNTYLEKAKTYVRLHGGLSLGEGGQFHDVLNAYRKYGALPQEVYTGLHYGSKRNNIGEMTNMLDAMLGTFVKAKKLTPNWEKAYTAAMDSYLGEVPEKFDYQGKSYTPRTFADQVIGINPDDYIGLASVTDHPYYKQFVLLIPDNWSFDRFYNVQMNDLTSVIDNALKNGYTVAWATDVSEKGFSWKNGVAYVPEKAFEDMNDAEKQSMFVGPQPEAKITPEQRQLAFDDYTTTDDHGMHIVGLVKDQNGKEYYIVKNSWGVSNDYKGYLYVTKEFVRYKTTSLLIHKNAIQKDLRSKMGF
- a CDS encoding TerC/Alx family metal homeostasis membrane protein is translated as MSHELMFFGGFILFIILMLAIDLGLFSKGDKPISLTTAAVMSVIWVLFALGFFVVLRIWGNQLHDVHDIARLQEVIAKHYHNIKINPNDLAASIKIYNNNLSLEYITGYVVEYALSVDNIFVMVLLFHSFGIPEKYYHKVLVWGILGAIILRCIFIFVGAALIAKFGWILYVFGAFLVYTGITMYINRNQEEEVDPQNHAVVRFASKYFKVYPKIEHGNFFHIENGIRYVTPLFLVLLVIEFTDLIFAVDSIPAIFSVTKDPYIVFFSNIFAILGLRSMFFLLVNIIHKFHYLKVGLAFLLVFIGLKMLLHSWLEKFGFTTTHSLIIILSILVISVIASLLFPQKKDDPALK
- a CDS encoding polyprenyl synthetase family protein, producing MLKLNDIQKPIANELAAFEHKFKASMQSSVPLLDRITHYIVKRKGKQMRPMFVFFSAGLCGSINESTFRGASLVELLHTASLVHDDVVDNANERRGFFSVNALWKNKVAVLVGDFLLSKGLLLSVDNNDFHLLKIVSEAVEQMSEGELLQIEKARKLDIEESVYFEVIRQKTASLIASCCACGAASTDVDEETVKKMHAFGEKVGIAFQIKDDLFDFGLDDVGKPLGNDIKEKKMTLPLIYALSQTDKSEKRRIINLVKNHNEDNKKVAEVIAFVRSSGGLDYATEKMFQYQQEAFEILNSFPEGVYRTGLEQLVRYTTERKK
- a CDS encoding DUF3109 family protein, with the translated sequence MIEVGSVLVHEDLIENDFVCNLSKCKGACCIEGDSGAPLKESELAVLAEIYPKVKPYMTQKGIQAVEEQGTHVIDVDGDLTTTCVDGNKECAYVTWENGVTKCAIEKAYEQGEIHWKKPISCHLYPIRTTHYPEFDVLHYDRWHICKDACSFGKELQVPVYRFLKDPLIREYGETWYQELENTIESL
- a CDS encoding DUF3108 domain-containing protein, yielding MKRIFTLLIIALYCISNAPAQMLPYLKESSYQAGEKLQYKLRYGIVSAATGSLMVSDSKLRFSNPKTFQLTAFGSTSGAFSVLYTVKNKYNSYIDGSTFLPYLYTEDIHEGSYTRQDYVTFDHKKQSAKGKKGTFQSPTPQTFDLLSAYYFSRNLDLSKLKIGDSFRITYFLNDEMASLGIKYLGVEDVKTKLGTLECIKFSPEIKPGRIFKKNSQLYLWVTNDGNRIPVKAEVEILIGSITMELTKAEGLKYKLGQRVSYSK
- a CDS encoding DUF2480 family protein gives rise to the protein MIMEIQENIVNKVAQSGLITFDLASLAPAGELTEYDIKDNLFHGLILKEKDFREFIKENDWTRYTDKHVAITCSTDAIIPTWAIMLLANKLEPFAKTVIFGTKEELESQLFQEKLATLDMSKFVDQRVVVKGCGDVHIPESAFVTFTVKLSKVAKSIMYGEPCSTVPVFKRKP
- a CDS encoding SurA N-terminal domain-containing protein → MGLMTFLRNRAGLIVTVIGIAIVAFLLGDVVRTGAPFLADSKNQVGSVNGESISYPDFNVQVEQASAMFQQQMGGGSLTPQMKNYAVQQVWNQFVTKEILKQEVEKIGLSVGKDELNALVNGPNPSYQVVQAFTNPQTGQFDKAQLNMFLSRLKSEGTPEMQQQWEMLLESVRDERMGTKYTNLLNNSIYVTSLEANDDYIQRNKLANFKYVLLDYSSIKDADIKLTDADYKEYYDENKNAFKNPEETRSIEYVLVDGRPNQRDTAATLAVVQKLKADLAASTNDSLFASVNSDTKYPYTYLKKGQVSPALDSVLFNAPVGATVGPFLSNGVYEIAKIKDATFSPDSVKASHILLNPTAEGGVDKAKAKADSIKNLIAKGEAFGPLAIQFSQDEGSKANGGDLGTFGRGRMVPEFDKAVFEGKTGDVLIVNSQFGVHIVKIEKQVGNSKVVKAAIVDKAISSGKETIDAAYAKANSFFSALDKDNFTALAAKQGLKDATAKRVTAMDNTLDGNEVPRELLRWAFDAKKGDVTDKVYETDHTFIVARLADIQPKGLLPLEAIKADIETPVRNLVKARQLKEKAENALKGASSIDQVGQKLGKSPIQVENIVLANPVIPGVALENAVVGTVFGLQPNKPSTAIKGNQGVYVVQVNGFVNPKNQVATEIKAQQKQLIASKAQRSWNSIFKALQDKAKIDDNRIRFF